Proteins encoded together in one Hylaeus volcanicus isolate JK05 chromosome 3, UHH_iyHylVolc1.0_haploid, whole genome shotgun sequence window:
- the LOC128873949 gene encoding uncharacterized protein LOC128873949, producing MTTMLSLLLFYIYLSLPTAYSASCAVSIKYGEFGTLQPLILTEDRGRFLYPEKNNGSVLEISSGKSIYLACPGDNNYIKNMPGVKEAEATCISGKTFSVNMKIREFSSLTCLISSSATTKSMLTTCLNKYSAMQIGFQLQHGFLQTIKLCHDKDTYVTHYSMYSLTRKHGNSQIGYPRPLKWRDENYFSGLDMGRLYNWNVQINVIGKILQSDDIAKAKINKDQFLSRGHLTAMSDFVYGSQKTATFSYLNAAPQWVSFNGGNWAILERGVQDFVRNRLLDLEVYTGVHGEMTMADKHGQQQKIHLGEFNTKTPLIVPKYFWKIIYDPQKKLGTAFVGLNDPFISLNDSTVYLCKDRIESKINWLNWKPTDIKKGVSYACPVNSLRKQIPTIPQFDVVGVLI from the exons ATGACAACCATGCTTTCACTTCTATTGTTCTATATATATCTTTCCCTGCCGACAGCATACTCTG CGTCTTGTGCAGTGTCCATAAAATATGGTGAATTTGGAACTCTCCAACCACTGATCCTAACAGAAGATAGAGGTCGCTTTCTTTACCCTGAGAAAAATAATGGAAGTGTTCTGGAAATATCTAGTGGAAAGTCAATTTATTTGGCATGTCCTGGCGACAACAATTATATCAAAAACATGCCTGGTGTTAAAGAAGCAGAGGCCACTTGTATCAGCGGTAAAACCTTTAGCGTCAACATGAaaattcgagaattttcaTCACTCACCTGTCTCATCAGCTCGAGTGCCACCACCAAGAGCATGCTGACGACTTGTCTGAACAAATATTCCGCCATGCAAATCGGTTTTCAGTTGCAACACGGATTCTTGCAGACTATAAAACTCTGTCACGATAAGGATACCTATGTGACTCATTACTCGATGTACAGTTTAACTAGGAAGCACGGCAATAGTCAGATTGGGTATCCCAG GCCACTTAAATGGAGGGACGAGAACTACTTCAGCGGACTGGATATGGGAAGACTCTACAATTGGAACGTGCAGATCAATGTAATTGGGAAAATACTACAATCCGACGATATCGCAAAGGCGAAAATCAACAAAGATCAATTTCTCTCACGAGGACACCTCACTGCCATGAGTGACTTCGTTTATGGCAGTCAAAAAACTGCCACCTTCTCCTATTTAAATGCGGCACCCCAATGGGTCAGCTTCAACGGTGGCAACTGGGCGATACTAGAAAGGGGAGTTCAAGATTTCGTCAGAAATCGTTTACTCGACCTGGAAGTTTACACGGGAGTTCATGGAGAAATGACAATGGCTGACAAACATGGACAACAACAGAAGATACACTTGGGTGAATTTAACACCAAGACGCCACTGATAGTTCCCAAatacttttggaaaatcaTCTACGACCCGCAGAAAAAATTGGGTACCGCGTTCGTGGGTCTGAACGATCCCTTTATATCTCTCAACGACAGCACTGTTTACTTATGCAAGGACAGAATAGAGTCGAAAATAAACTGGCTGAACTGGAAGCCAACTGACATTAAAAAAGGCGTCTCTTACGCGTGTCCTGTTAACAGCCTTCGCAAGCAAATCCCAACGATACCACAGTTCGATGTCGTCGgcgtattaatataa